From the Verrucomicrobiota bacterium genome, one window contains:
- a CDS encoding methyl-accepting chemotaxis protein: MSEEFPTTDQKKSLYDRLGGNSAIESTVIRLYERILEDELLAPFFENVDVNELMDQQKVYLAKVLGGPLLSDAQPMKEVHESLNIDTKHMAKVTQHLEETLQWLETDNDTINEVIKAVSDSSSEMIKEKETELTPVNRVQKSDSNENELENEEKPMEKHMTENGNRLSAEVRESESNGAVDQERILRRDLKEANSNTRAVLDVVERLAQAETETEAAKIVLDTVRKGFGWAYASYWKVDEKENVLKFSVESGQVNEEFRLVTQTATFSEGKGLSGRAWRTRDLYFTLDMGSMEDCCRAPIAKKAGVKSGLCFPIILNNKVYGTMDFFALETLTLSDERMDALRRVGFIISAALESLERKAEMARVKCMMDNAPINIMSTDLDLNINYLNPASVRTLTQIQNLLPVPVDKLMGQCIDIFHKDPSHQRKILADPANLPLNAKIKLGPETLDLNVSAVLDNKGNYVGPMVTWSVITDKLILEKRKQEMAEGLRETLNTVSNNAQSLASASEELSSTSQHMKSNAEETANQANVVSISSDEVSKNVATVAASAEEMSVSVSEIAKNATDAAKVATQAVAVANETNKTVNKLGESSIEIGKVIKVITSIAQQTNLLALNATIEAARAGEAGKGFAVVANEVKELAKQTATATEDISGKIGTIQSDTQGAVEAINQIGSIINQINDIQNTIASAVEEQTATTNEIARNASEAAKGSEDINKNIASVSEAAQSTQEGAGSTLKAAKELAQLSEELNRVVEEEKARAAENEKK, translated from the coding sequence ATGTCCGAAGAATTTCCAACGACTGACCAGAAAAAAAGCCTCTATGATCGCTTAGGAGGAAATTCAGCTATCGAATCAACGGTGATTCGTCTATATGAGAGAATTCTTGAAGATGAGTTACTTGCACCTTTTTTTGAGAATGTTGATGTCAATGAACTAATGGATCAACAAAAAGTTTACTTGGCAAAGGTTCTGGGAGGCCCCCTGCTCAGTGACGCTCAGCCCATGAAAGAGGTCCATGAGAGTTTAAACATTGATACTAAGCATATGGCCAAAGTCACTCAACACTTGGAGGAAACTCTTCAATGGCTTGAGACTGATAATGATACTATTAATGAAGTGATTAAAGCAGTAAGTGATTCTTCCAGCGAAATGATCAAAGAAAAGGAAACAGAACTTACCCCGGTAAATCGAGTCCAAAAAAGTGATTCCAATGAAAACGAGTTGGAGAATGAGGAAAAACCCATGGAAAAACACATGACAGAAAATGGCAACCGCTTGTCTGCTGAAGTAAGAGAATCAGAATCAAATGGCGCGGTAGATCAAGAAAGAATTCTAAGACGTGATCTCAAAGAAGCTAATAGCAATACCAGGGCAGTTCTTGATGTCGTTGAAAGGCTTGCACAAGCAGAAACGGAAACAGAAGCAGCTAAAATTGTGCTTGATACGGTGCGTAAGGGCTTTGGTTGGGCTTACGCCTCTTATTGGAAGGTGGATGAAAAAGAGAATGTGCTCAAGTTTTCCGTAGAATCAGGCCAAGTGAATGAAGAATTTCGTCTCGTTACTCAAACAGCTACTTTTTCCGAAGGAAAGGGTTTGTCGGGAAGAGCTTGGAGGACTAGAGATCTATATTTCACCCTAGATATGGGTAGTATGGAAGACTGTTGTCGTGCACCCATCGCTAAGAAAGCGGGTGTAAAATCTGGCCTTTGCTTTCCAATTATTTTGAATAACAAAGTCTATGGAACCATGGATTTTTTTGCCTTGGAAACCTTGACTTTATCAGATGAGCGCATGGATGCCTTGCGCAGAGTAGGCTTTATTATATCTGCTGCACTAGAAAGCCTTGAGAGAAAAGCGGAGATGGCAAGAGTGAAGTGCATGATGGACAATGCTCCAATTAATATTATGTCTACTGACTTAGATCTAAATATTAATTACTTGAATCCTGCATCAGTCAGGACATTAACGCAGATACAAAATTTACTGCCAGTGCCTGTGGATAAATTAATGGGCCAATGTATTGATATTTTTCATAAGGACCCATCTCATCAAAGAAAGATTTTAGCTGATCCTGCCAATTTACCGTTAAATGCAAAAATTAAGTTAGGCCCGGAGACACTGGATTTAAATGTAAGCGCTGTTTTGGATAATAAGGGTAATTATGTAGGGCCTATGGTGACGTGGTCAGTGATCACAGATAAACTTATTCTAGAAAAGAGAAAGCAAGAAATGGCCGAAGGCTTAAGGGAAACTTTGAACACTGTATCAAATAACGCGCAGTCCTTGGCATCAGCATCTGAGGAACTTTCTTCGACAAGCCAGCATATGAAATCGAATGCCGAGGAAACGGCTAACCAAGCCAATGTGGTTTCCATCTCCTCAGATGAAGTAAGTAAAAATGTAGCAACTGTTGCTGCGAGTGCAGAAGAGATGAGTGTCTCTGTTTCCGAAATCGCCAAGAATGCTACAGATGCTGCCAAAGTGGCAACACAGGCAGTAGCGGTCGCCAACGAAACGAATAAGACTGTGAACAAGTTGGGTGAGAGTAGTATTGAGATTGGTAAAGTTATTAAGGTTATCACTTCCATTGCACAACAGACAAATCTATTGGCACTAAATGCAACAATTGAGGCAGCTCGAGCGGGTGAGGCAGGTAAAGGCTTTGCGGTAGTCGCCAATGAGGTTAAAGAGTTAGCAAAGCAAACAGCGACAGCTACTGAGGATATCAGCGGAAAAATTGGCACCATTCAATCTGATACTCAGGGTGCAGTAGAAGCTATCAATCAGATAGGATCTATCATCAATCAAATTAATGATATTCAAAATACTATAGCTAGCGCTGTAGAGGAGCAAACAGCGACAACCAATGAGATAGCAAGAAATGCTTCTGAAGCTGCCAAAGGCAGCGAAGATATTAATAAAAATATCGCATCCGTTTCTGAGGCTGCACAGAGCACTCAAGAAGGAGCTGGTAGCACTTTGAAGGCTGCAAAAGAGTTAGCCCAACTATCTGAAGAACTTAACCGTGTAGTAGAAGAAGAGAAAGCGCGTGCAGCAGAGAACGAGAAGAAATAA
- the hemA gene encoding glutamyl-tRNA reductase, which translates to MPAAPTIHLLGISYHRAPAEVRESMTFNQHAIYQFLSLSRERFPGAEVVILSTCNRTEFYLTLGENSKISDWLALIREFRPHAPAIHETCYRYHYESGEAFNHLAKVASGLDSSVLGDSHILGQVKKAFAYASEQGACGKWLNELFKRTIRVVKKARAQTDIGYGAASVGSALAEMIAEQERLAKLGSSRILVIGAGSTARDIGRHLAKSKSRELIFMNRTWDRAVNLAQECGGCANVIEQLESVASDVDIIVTATSCPRPILRKEVLGKLVNHKHHLILFDASMPRNIESGSGLKVITIDSIRAKQSYALERRQHAVHEVERLIALSLVEWQKWLSCQPQEEAIKELYLSVDSFSEKLADRFLHTISEEETMYEIHKELKNFLHAHVRRLRELHFSSQG; encoded by the coding sequence ATGCCTGCAGCGCCCACAATCCATCTCCTAGGGATCAGCTATCATAGAGCTCCGGCGGAGGTTAGGGAGTCGATGACTTTCAATCAGCACGCAATTTATCAATTTTTATCTCTTTCGAGGGAGCGTTTTCCTGGAGCCGAGGTTGTGATTTTATCAACCTGCAATAGAACAGAGTTCTACTTAACACTAGGGGAGAATAGTAAAATTTCAGATTGGCTGGCTCTTATTCGTGAATTTAGGCCACATGCCCCGGCTATTCATGAGACATGTTATCGATATCATTATGAGAGTGGGGAAGCTTTTAATCATTTAGCGAAAGTGGCAAGTGGACTAGACTCATCTGTGCTAGGAGACTCTCACATATTAGGGCAAGTCAAGAAAGCCTTTGCTTATGCCAGTGAACAAGGAGCATGTGGAAAGTGGTTAAATGAGTTGTTCAAGCGCACCATACGAGTTGTTAAAAAAGCTAGGGCTCAGACGGATATAGGCTACGGAGCCGCTAGTGTAGGTTCAGCTTTAGCAGAAATGATTGCCGAACAAGAGAGGTTGGCAAAGTTAGGGAGCTCAAGAATTCTCGTGATAGGTGCTGGTAGCACTGCTAGAGATATTGGCAGGCATCTTGCCAAAAGTAAATCGAGAGAGCTTATCTTTATGAATAGAACTTGGGATCGAGCTGTCAATCTAGCTCAAGAGTGTGGAGGATGTGCCAATGTGATTGAGCAGTTAGAATCTGTAGCAAGTGATGTGGATATCATTGTTACGGCTACCAGTTGTCCTAGACCGATTTTGCGAAAGGAAGTTTTGGGCAAACTAGTAAATCATAAGCATCATCTCATTCTATTTGATGCAAGCATGCCTAGAAATATTGAGTCAGGTTCTGGTTTGAAAGTCATTACCATAGACAGCATTCGAGCAAAACAGTCATACGCATTAGAACGACGTCAACATGCAGTACACGAAGTAGAGAGATTAATAGCATTAAGTTTAGTTGAATGGCAGAAATGGTTGTCTTGCCAACCTCAGGAAGAGGCTATTAAAGAGCTCTATTTATCAGTTGATTCTTTCAGCGAAAAGTTAGCCGACCGTTTTTTACATACGATTTCTGAAGAAGAAACAATGTATGAGATTCATAAAGAGCTGAAAAATTTCTTACATGCACACGTAAGACGTCTGAGGGAATTACATTTTTCGTCACAAGGTTAG